A genomic window from Pecten maximus chromosome 6, xPecMax1.1, whole genome shotgun sequence includes:
- the LOC117329777 gene encoding uncharacterized protein LOC117329777 — MCLISNMKVNVYLVMCFILGGMLALQLFFQMRCTDKENFAPSPQYSDICTETIDISSIKVNVSNVPRMIFDVAMHLKKARIHARGSKTQRALTYASERMDTILKGFGISFEDATKRKVYEPSSMCPEYYVDKMNGYKIRKCSHAKPLEEIVTFLRLDHGSPTDKEFIKDTYGENIPMIVGDYGGNVKEKSNVRVKHMTSTTTEGDALNILMEEVKTKYTLVLRNVTELDSNARIERLVREIESLNVNAVGGAIRNSDNVWSLGCHQRVFRNYTVVYEEGYDESMHDCVFCDHVDGPFLIKTKILKQIKFDSSLKPMGSYEDFFMRLNTEVALCADSLFDMDFPRRSELTKDWEKFGRKRNLYKLSSLLD; from the exons ATGTGTCTAATCAGTAATATGAAG GTCAACGTTTACCTagtgatgtgttttatattgggaggtATGCTGGCTCTCCAACTTTTCTTTCAAATGCGATGTACGGACAAAGAAAACTTTGCACCAAGTCCCCAGTATTCTGATATCTGCACCGAGACAATCGACATTTCATCAATAAAAGTAAACGTATCAAACGTCCCTCGAATGATATTTGATGTAGCCATGCATCTCAAAAAGGCAAGGATACACGCAAGAGGATCTAAAACACAGAGGGCATTAACATATGCAAGTGAGCGTATGGACACAATACTGAAAGGATTTGGAATCTCCTTTGAAGACGCCACAAAACGGAAAGTTTATGAACCCAGTAGTATGTGTCCCGAGTATTATGTTGATAAAATGAATGGTTACAAAATCAGGAAATGCTCCCATGCAAAGCCTCTAGAGGAGATAGTGACATTTCTTCGTCTTGACCATGGCTCACCAACAGACAAAGAGTTTATTAAAGATACTTATGGTGAAAACATCCCAATGATAGTTGGTGACTACGGCGGGAATGTTAAGGAAAAGAGTAATGTACGTGTAAAGCACATGACATCTACGACCACAGAAGGGGATGCGTTGAATATATTAATGGAAGAAGTGAAAACCAAATATACATTAGTTTTACGAAATGTGACTGAACTCGACTCAAATGCACGAATCGAACGACTTGTGCGTGAGATTGAGAGTCTAAATGTTAACGCAGTAGGCGGGGCTATTAGAAATTCTGATAATGTTTGGAGTTTAGGTTGCCATCAGCGTGTCTTCCGGAACTACACGGTGGTATACGAGGAAGGATATGACGAGTCAATGCACGACTGTGTGTTTTGTGATCACGTGGACGGACCATTTCTGATAAAAaccaaaatattaaaacaaatcaaatttgaTTCTAGTTTGAAACCTATGGGATCATACGAGGATTTCTTTATGAGACTTAATACGGAAGTTGCTCTGTGTGCTGACTCCTTGTTTGATATGGATTTTCCACGCCGTAGTGAATTGACAAAAGACTGGGAGAAGTTTGGACGCAAGCGGAATCTTTACAAATTAAGTTCTCTTTTGGACTGA
- the LOC117329776 gene encoding uncharacterized protein LOC117329776, protein MSLRVSVYLMLSFGIGSMLSLLVSFQLRCTDNQSLFQSFKYSDTCTETIDISSIQVNVSNIPRQIFDVAMYLKRARIHARGFKTRRALKYASEYMDAILKGFGTSFEDATKRNVYEPSSMCPEYHDDKKNKIMNCSHAKPLQEIVTVIRLDYGSPTDKEFIKDTYGENLPMIVGDYGENVKEKSNVRVKHMVSTTTEGDALNTLMKEVKTKYTLVLRNVTELDSNARIERLVREIESLNVNAVGGAIRNSDNVWSLGCHQRVFRNYTVVYEEGYDESMHDCVFCDHVDGPFLMKTEILKQIKFDNNLTSMGLYEDFFMRLNTEVALCPDSLFDMDFPRRSELTKDWEKFGRKRNLYKLKFSFGLTIQFGCNYSYPCKRIKGFVRSPCCVQELTDLTYGFMDMCEKINGSCQMNAGTVLGAVKMYNVIPWEIDADIHFWCPDFTNLKNAGVKLRSRGIRVGVEHLGNCAPKSIPAQLGATSKHWHVDIWSRDTMESYEVRSKHRNLTRIPFNGRFVNGMRNPALFARTIYPDIFMHQQHFREVGLGRVKTFSKCPKFDSHDCIDNYYEDGNIQFRDPVA, encoded by the exons ATGTCTTTAAGG GTCAGCGTTTACCTAATGCTCAGTTTTGGAATAGGAAGTATGCTTTCTCTCCTAGTTTCCTTTCAATTGCGTTGTACGGACAACCAATCCCTTTTTCAAAGTTTCAAGTATTCTGATACCTGCACCGAGACAATCGACATATCATCAATACAAGTAAACGTATCAAACATCCCTCGACAGATATTTGATGTAGCCATGTATCTCAAAAGGGCGAGGATACACGCAAGAGGATTTAAAACACGGAGGGCATTAAAATATGCAAGTGAATACATGGACGCAATTCTGAAAGGATTTGGAACCTCCTTTGAAGACGCCACAAAACGGAATGTGTATGAACCCAGTAGTATGTGTCCCGAGTATCATGAtgataaaaagaacaaaatcaTGAATTGTTCTCACGCTAAGCCTCTTCAGGAAATAGTCACAGTCATTCGTCTTGACTATGGCTCACCTACAGACAAAGAGTTCATTAAAGATACGTACGGTGAAAACCTCCCAATGATAGTTGGTGACTACGGTGAGAATGTTAAGGAAAAGAGTAATGTACGTGTAAAGCACATGGTATCTACGACCACAGAAGGGGATGCATTGAACACATTAATGAAAGAAGTGAAAACTAAATATACATTAGTTTTGCGAAATGTGACTGAACTCGACTCAAATGCACGAATCGAACGACTTGTACGTGAGATAGAGAGTCTAAATGTTAACGCAGTAGGCGGGGCTATCAGAAACTCTGATAATGTTTGGAGTTTAGGTTGCCATCAGAGAGTATTCCGGAACTACACGGTGGTATACGAGGAAGGATATGACGAGTCAATGCACGACTGTGTGTTTTGTGATCACGTGGATGGACCGTTTCTAATGAAAacagaaatattaaaacaaatcaaatttgataataatttgaCATCAATGGGATTATACGAGGACTTCTTTATGAGACTTAATACGGAAGTTGCTCTGTGTCCTGACTCCTTGTTTGATATGGATTTTCCACGCCGTAGTGAGCTGACAAAAGACTGGGAGAAGTTTGGACGAAAACGGAATCTTTACAAGTTAAAGTTTTCTTTTGGACTGACTATACAGTTTGGATGTAATTACTCGTATCCATGCAAAAGAATAAAAGGATTTGTAAGATCACCGTGCTGTGTTCAAGAGCTGACAGACTTAACTTATGGCTTCATGGACATGTGTGAAAAGATTAATGGATCGTGTCAAATGAATGCTGGAACAGTCCTCGGAGCTGTGAAAATGTACAATGTGATCCCATGGGAAATAGACGCAGATATCCATTTTTGGTGTCCTGATTTCACGAATTTGAAAAATGCCGGAGTAAAACTGAGATCTAGAGGCATACGAGTCGGAGTGGAACATTTAGGTAATTGCGCTCCAAAATCCATTCCCGCGCAGTTAGGTGCAACGTCCAAACACTGGCATGTGGATATCTGGTCACGTGATACGATGGAGTCATACGAAGTAAGGTCTAAACACCGAAATTTGACCAGAATTCCATTTAATGGACGTTTTGTAAACGGAATGAGAAACCCAGCATTATTTGCACGTACTATATATCCAGATATATTCATGCATCAACAGCATTTCAGAGAGGTAGGATTAGGGAGGgttaaaacattttcaaaatgtccGAAATTTGACAGTCATGACTGCATAGACAATTACTATGAAGATGGAAACATTCAGTTCCGTGACCCGGTGGCATAA